The sequence CCCAGGCGTTTCTATTTGGCGGCGAGTTTGCCTTTGTGCCCACCGTTTCCTACGACGTGCCTCTGAGCTGGAATACCGATGTCTATGTGGGGGCAGGCGCGTCCTTTGTGGGCGGCGGCAACAATCCTTCCATCGTGGGCGACAAAACCTCTTTTGTGCTGCAACCCGGCATTGACTATCTGTTCCCCAACAGCAATATGGTGGCCTTTGGCAACGCAATTTTTGCCTTCGATGCCTACCGTCAGGGCGGCAACATGGCCGTCTCGGTACAGGGCGGCGTCGGCATCCAGTTCTAGCAACTGCGCCAATCCTCAACTGAAACTTCAAAGCGCTCGTGGCCCTAGGGGTTGCACGGGTGCTTTTTTTTGGGTGGCAGGTGTCGGGTGGCAGGTGGCAGGTGTCGGGCAAAACCGTGAACCATGACCTGTGAACCGTGAACCTAAACAACCCACCCCTGCCCCTCCCACGAGGGGATGCCGAAACCGTGAACCCGATACCCAATACCCGATACCCGATACCCGCCCCAACCAGGACAAATGTATTAAGATCGACTGAACTCACACAGAGGATTGGCCAATGGGGATGAGTCAACCGCTGGGGTCAGTGATCCAGGGTTCGCTGAGTCAGGGGCTGGAGGTGCGGCTGCACCCCGATATCTCGGTGGAAGATATGCGGGTGGGCAAGTTTCTGGTGGTGCAGGGGCGGCGATCGCAGTTTTTCTGCATGCTCACCGATGTCACCCTGGGCACGGGTAGCCAGCGCATTTTGGCTCATCCGCCGGAGCCGACGAATCTGTTTTTGCAGGAGGTGCTGGCGGGTACGGGTACCTACGGCACGATCAACCTGACGCCGATGCTGATGTTTACGCAGCAGGAGGGTGAGGGGGTGAAGGGTGAAGGGGGGAAGGGTGAGGGGGTGAAGGGTAGAGGGGCTGACAGTAGCTATGGGTCGATGGCGGTGCAGAGCAACGCCGATGTGGAGCTGCTGCCGGTGAAGACGATTCCAGCGCACTTTAGCCAGGTTTATGACGCTAGCGATCGCGACTTTCGCATCATCTTTGGCTGGGAGGATGACCCCCATCGGCGCAACTTTGCGATTGGCCAGCCAATCGATATGGAGGTGCCGGTGTGCCTGGATCTAGACCGGTTTGTGGAGCGTAGCAACGGCATCTTTGGTAAGTCGGGCACGGGCAAGTCGTTTCTCACCCGGCTGCTGCTGGCGGGGGTGATTCAGCGCCAGGCGGCGGTAAATTTGATCTTTGATATGCACTCGGAGTACGGCTGGGAGGCGGTCAGCGAGGGCAAGCAGTTCAGCACCGTTAAAGGGCTGAGGCAGCTGTTTCCGGGGCAGGTGCAGATGTTTACCCTCGACCCCGAGGCCACCCAGCGGCGGGGGGTGCGCGATGCCCAGGAACTCTACATCAGCTTCGACCAGATTGATGTGGAGGACTTGAATCTGGTACGGGGGGAGTTGAACCTGTCGGAGGCCAGCCTGGAGAACGCGATTATCCTTCGCAACGAGTTTGGCAAGGGCTGGATCAACCGGCTGCTGACGATGACCAACGAGGAAATTCAGGAGTTCTGTGAGACCAAGCTGGGCAGCAAGTCGTCGATTATGGCCTTGCAGCGCAAGCTCACCCGGTTGGCCGACATTAAATATATGAAGGCGGCCAGCGGCACCAACTACATTCAGCAGATTCTCGCCGCCATTGACGACGGCAAGCATGTGGTGGTCGAGTTTGGCTCTCAGTCAAACATGCTGGCCTACATGCTGGCCACCAATGTGATCGCCCGCCGTATCCACGCCAGCTACGTGAAAAAGGCCGATCGCTACCTCCAGACCAAGAACGTGGTCGATCGCCCCCGCCAGCTGATGATCACGATCGAAGAGGCCCACCGCTTTTTGGACCCGGCCACGGCGCGGCAGACGATCTTTGGCACCATTGCCCGGGAAATGCGTAAGTACTTCGTCACCTTGCTGGTGGTCGATCAGCGGCCCTCGGGCATCGACAACGAGGTGATGTCGCAGATTGGCACCCGCATTACTGCTTTGCTCAACGACGAGAAAGACATCGACGCGATCTTTACCGGGGTGTCGGGGGGGCAGAGCCTGCGATCGGTGCTGGCCAAGCTCGACTCGAAACAGCAGGCCCTAGTGCTGGGGCACGCGGTACCGATGCCGGTGGTGGTGCGCACCCGCCCCTACGACAGCACCTTCTACGCCCAGGTGGGGGCAACGGCCTGGGAGGAACTGCCCGACGAGATGGTATTTAAAGCGTCAGAGAGGGCTCGGGCCGACCTAGGTTTCTAGGCGATCGCCGTAGCGGTGCCACCCCTGGGACGGTTTGTCCTAACGTGCTACCCTTGTGGCTAATCGTTGCTGTTGGGGTAGCAGCTTGCTACTCTAACCTTAAATTTCTAAGTATTCTTGAGACAATTGCTAAAGTAGTGAGATGTGTGCCGTGCTGCGGGCGGCAGGCAAATTTGAGTACTGTTTGAGTTCCTGCGCATTTTAACCGCAGCCGGGCCTTACCACCCGATGGGCAAATTATTAAACTGGGAAATAGGCATCTTCCCCTCTTTTGAGGCCAGGACCGACAACTTTATGGCTAACTTACCTGGGCAACCCTTAGACCGTACGGCTAACTCCGAGATTCTTCAGTATTACCAGTCACACCGACTGTTTCGCGATCGCTACCGGGTGCTTAAAAAGCTAGGTCAGGGGGGCTTTGGGGTCACCTACTTAGCTCAAAACGCCTCCTTACCAGGAGAACCCCGCTGTGTCATTAAGCAGCTCTGCCCCAAGGCAGGCAGTCAGCTCTCTCTAGAGCGGGCCAAGGTGCGGTTTCGCCGGGAGGCCAGGGCCCTGGCCAGTCTGGGTAGCCATTCTCAAATTCCGCAGCTGCTCGACTATTTCACGGCCGGGGGTGAGTTTTACCTGGTGCAAGACTACATCCACGGCGAAACCCTGGCCCAGGAGGTACGTCGCAACGGTCGGCTAACCGAGGCTCAGGTTAAATATTTCCTGCGTGAAATAATTCCGGTGGTGCGGTTTGTGCACCGTAACCGGGTGGTGCATCGCGATATTAAACCGCCCAATATCATTCGCAGTGAGCGCGATCGCCGTCTAGTGCTGATCGACTTTGGCGCTGTGCGCGAGTTTCTCTCTGACGTAGACGACTACACCTCGGTGCAGGCCCCGGCCACCCAGTTTGTGGGCACCCCCGGCTTTGCCCCGCCCGAGCAATTGGCCCTACGCCCCTGCTACGCCAGCGACATCTATGCCCTGGGCATGACCTGTCTGTACCTGCTGACCGCTCGCACCCCAATTGAGTTTGACCAAGACCCCCTCACGGGCGTAATTCGCTGGCACCACACTGTCACCGTTAGCCCCCACCTGACGACGGTGCTCGACAAAATGCTGCTGCCCGACGCCCAAGACCGTTACACCACGATCGATGAGCTAGAGCGTGCCCTAGAGCTAGAGCCTCACCTGGAGGCCCTGGCAGGCTGCATGAATACGCGCAATCACCCTCCCTTAGACGACCCCGGTGCCGATCACAGTCTCGCTGCCGACGGTTACTTGACCCCCATTCAGCGCGAGGCCCAGGCGATTCGCAAGTGGCGCACCAAACGTTCGTTTGGCTCTCAGCAGGGTCGAGCCAGGTCGGTCTATCGGCCCTAAGAAAGGTCTGGGCAGGGGGATGGGCAGGGAGGATGGGCTATTCATTCTCTAGCTTTGCTATCTCGTTAGCTAGGGTTGAGCCAGGCTAGCACTCGCTGGTTAAAATCGGCGTCGGTTTCGTCGTAGAGGCAGTGGCCGACCCCTGGCAAAACCTCGGTAGTCAGCAGGGGGCTGAGGGTCGCCAGTGCTTGGGCTTGGGCCACGGGCACTACTCGGTCTTGGTCGCCCCACAGCAGTAGCGTGGGTACCGTTAGCGCAGTCACCAGGTCTTTAATCGAGGGGCTAAAGCTGGGGTCAGTGCGCGATCGCACCAAATAGCACAGGGTTCTGGCCGCACCGCGATCGCTCGTGGGCAGCGCAAAGGAATTCACCAGGTCATCGTCTACCCGCTCGGCCACCGTATAGATGCCCGCCAGCGCTCGGCGGAGAAAGCTAGGGCGACGGACCACCCTAAACAGCGATCGCATTAGCAGCGGGTTAGCCACCAAACTCTCCACCCGCAATGCCAGCGCCGCCACCCAGCCCGCTACCAAATCTTCGCGATCGGCCCCCAGGGGCAGGGTTAACAGCGCCAACTGCTGCACCCAGGCGGGGTGATGGTGGGTGGTCGTCAGCGCCACCAGTGCCCCGAGCGAATGGCCCACCAGGGCCACCGGCTGACCAATGACTCCCTGAATAAAATCGGCTATCTGGGCTGCCCAAATTTCTGCCCCGTAGAGGGTGGCCGCCTTTTCAGAATCGCCAAACCCCAGCAGGTCAATGGCGTAGACCGGAGCGACCTGGCTGAGGGCTGGCAGGTTGTGCCGCCACTGGTTGAGATTGGCCCCAAACCCGTGAATGAGCAACACAGGGGGCACAGTCGCATCTGCTGGCCCCGGATGAAACCAGTAGCGAATGCGCCAGCCCCGCCAGTGCCAAAACCGTTGGTATCCCGTTTCACTCAGGGTCGAAGACAGGCTGCTCAGTAATGTCAAAGGTTGAGGCACAGATCAAAGCCCACTAGGGATGGTGGGCAATGCCCACCCTACGATGGTAGCTCCCTTCTCCCCTATTACCCCTCACCCCTCACCCTCCACCCTCCACCCCTCACCCCTCACCCTCCACCCTCTACCCTTCACCCTTCACCCTTCACCCTTCACCCCTCACCCCTCACCCTCCACCCCTCACCCCTCACCTCCCTATGCAGCCGCACCGCTTTAGGTCATGCTAGAGACCGAAAATGCAGTTGAGCGATTCAGGAGAAACAGCTATGGCCGAGATGGATCCTGTCAAATTGATGAAACAGGAAGTGGGTCGTCAGGCGGCGGCGCGGGTGCAGTCTAACACTGTGGTGGGCTTGGGTACCGGCTCGACTACAGCGTTTGCCATCCAGTTCATTGGTGAGCGGCTAGCCAGCGGCGAAATCAGCAATATCAAGGGCGTGCCCACCTCCTTTCAGGCGTCGGTGCTAGCCAAGCAGTACGGCATTCCCCTCACCACCCTCGATGAAGGGGATGAGATTGCCCTAGCCATCGACGGGGCCGACGAGGTTGACCCCCAGATGAACCTGGTGAAGGGAGGCGGTGCCGCCCACACCCGCGAGAAGATTGTGGACTCCCTCGCCAAAGAATTTATCGTGGTGGTGGATAGCTCGAAGCTGGTAGACAAGCTGGGCACCACCTTTGCCCTGCCCGTAGAAGTTATGCCCTTAGCGGTCACCCCCGTCACCAAGGCGCTAGAAGCTCTCGGCGGTAAGCCCGATCTGCGGATGGGCATCAAAAAAGACGGCCCGGTGATCACCGACCAGGGCAACATGATTTTGGATGTGAAATTTGATGCGATCGATGACCCCGCTGGGTTAGAAAAGACGATCAACAACATCCCCGGCGTGCTCGACAATGGCCTGTTTGTGGGCCTGGCGACCGAAGTGCTGGTGGGCGAAGTCAAAGACGGCCAGGCCAGCGTGCGTAAGCTGTAGAGATTGCAAACCTTAATTTGAAAAAAGCCGAGGGTTAGCGAAGTCGTAGCCCTCGGCTTTTTTGTGTCCATGTGGCCAAATCGTCGGGGCGTATGGCCTGCGCCCTGCTGCACCGGGGACAACCAAACCAGATTCAGGATGAGGTATGGCAGAGTTGGCAAACCCCATCAACTGTGGGCGCGATCGCCCGGTTTTTTAAGGAAATACATGGTTTTTTAGGCTCAGCGGATGGCCGTCATACACTGCTTATACCCAACCCAGCCTGGATTGGGGTTTAGTGTTCTACAACCAGCTAGCAATCAACGCGATGGTTTTTTTAGCAGATTGGCGCATTCAGGGGCGATCGCTGAGGCGATCGCTGCTGCTGGGTCTGGCGGTGTTGCTGCTGGTGCTGGTATCGCCCACCTGGGCCACAGGCGAGCGTTTAGCCCCCACCGTCGAGCCTACCGAAGCCGCAAACACCAGAGTTGAGGCCACCAGCCCCCTACCCTCAGCGGCGGTGATCGGCAACGTGGTCGATGGTTTTCCGGTGGTGCTCGATGGAGAGCCGCTTTTCTACGTCAGGCAGGGAATTGCCGGGGTAACCACCGCTGAGGAGCGGGCCGCGATTATTACCCAGCGAGTAAGGGCAATCGCCACCGATTCCAGCCTAGACCCAGACACCATTCGCGCCGAAGCCGAAGAAAATCAAAGCGTCGTGCTGGCGGGGGACACCGTGCTGTTCACTGTGCGCCAGGAGGATGTTGGGTCCTATGGTCGCTCCCATCCTGAGCTAGCTGCCGAAGCCGTAGCGCGAATTCAGCAGGGGGTGGTCAACTACCGCGAGCAGCGCAGCATTCGGCGCATCGTTACCAGCCTGGGCATGACCATTCTGAGCACCCTGGCAGTATTTCTGGTGCTGCGGGGCATCTTGTTTGGCAGTTCCAGACTGCTGACCTATATTAGACGGCGGCGCAACGCCGATACCCTGGCGATCCGGATTCAGTCGGTGCAGATTTTGGGGTCGGGGGCCACCAGTTATTTGCTCGGCGGGCTAGTGCGCCTGCTGCGCCCGGTGCTCATTTTGCTGGCGCTGTACCTATACGTGCCCTTCGTGCTGAGCCAGTTTCCAGCTACGGCAGACTTTGGCGATAGCCTGCTGCAAGATATGGCCTTTCGCCTCAGCCTGCTGGCCCAGGGGTTTGTCGCCTACCTGCCCGAGCTGGCAATGATTGGCGTGATTGCCCTGCTCACCTATTACGTGATTGAGTTTGCCCGACAGGTGATTATCGAGCTGGGCCGCCACGATGTGTATCCCTGGTTTTATCCTGAGTGGGTGCAGCCAACGGTGCGGCTGGCGGCGCTGCTGATTGTGGCGATCGCCATGGTGATCGCCGGGCCATACCTGCCGGGGTTTGGCTCCCCCGCCTTTCAGGGTATTTCGCTCTTTTTGGGGGCGCTGCTCACCCTGGGCTCGTCATCGGCGGTGGCCAACGCGCTGTCGGGGATCATTTTGATCTACACCCGCGCCTTTCAGCTCAAAGATTTTATTCGCATTGACGATATTGTGGGCGAGGTCGAAGACAAGTCGCTGTTTGTGACTCGGGTGCTCACTCCCAAGCAAGAGACCGTCACCATTCCCAATGCGTCGGTGCTCAACAGCAACGTGATCAACTACAGCGCCATCTGTCGTGAGTCTGGGGGCCATCTCCTGCTCTACACCACCATTACCCTGGGCTACGACCTACCCTGGCGCAAGGTGCACGAGGTGCTGATTGAGGCAGCGAGGGCAACTGCTGACATCGTGCTCATCCCCGCCCCCTTTGTGCTGCAAAAGGCTCTCAACGACTTTAACGTCAGCTATGAGCTAAACGCCTACACAGCCTCGCCGTCAAAAATGCCCGAAATCTACTCCCGGCTGCACCAAAACATCCAAGACCACTGCAACGCCGCCGATATCGAGATTTTGTCGCCCACCTTTTCGGCCCTGCGCGACGGCAATCACTCCACCATTCCCGCCGACTACCTGCCCGCCGACTACGCCGCCCCCGCCTTTGTGGTGCAGGGCACCAACGGTCAGCCGCCCTTAGCAGACTCTCGGTTGCAGGAGACTATGCCCGACACCAACGGTTCCTAAACCCCCAAAATTCAGATGGTCAACCAACCGACCCTGCGACAACCAACCTTTTTAGACACCTGGGGCCAGCCGCTGGGGCTGTGCCTGATTCTGTTTATGCTGTCGTACACGATCGGCGTGGTGCAGCCGATTATGCCGCCCCTGGTGCAGGAGTTTAACTCTAGCGTGGGTTATATTCAGTCGGCCCTGGTGCTGATGTCGCTGGTGACGGCCTCGTTTACCCCCACTGCCGAAAACCTCAGCCAGCGACTGGGGCGACGGGCGGTGCTGGCGATCGCCCTGGGGTTCTTTGCCCTGGGTCTGGTGGTGATTATACTCAGCGCCGATATTGGTTTGTTTACCCTGGGGCTGGCGGGGTGCATTGGCGTGGCGGGGGCGGTGCTAATGAGTACCCCAGTGGCCCTGATGGATGCCTTCCCCGATGCGGGAATTCAGCGGTACGGGCTGGTGGCACTGGCGATCGCAGGGGTACTCGGTGCCCTGGTCGGCTCCATTACCGGCGGCGTCATGGCCTTTGACTTTAGCTGGCGCTGGGCCTTTGCCTTCGAGCTGGGGCTAATTCCGATCATCTGGTGGCTGGTGCGATCGATCGCGGTGCCCGCCCCGGCCCACACGCTGCCCGCCGACTGGCTGGGGGGGTTGCTCTCGGTGGCTGGGTTTGGGTTTACCCTGGTCGGCCTCAGTCTGGCCTCAGAGCTGGGCTGGTGGCAGCTGAGGGGAGAGCCCCAGGGGCTAGTGGGCCTCCTGGCTCCGTTTGGCATTTCCGTGGCTCCGGTGCTGATCGCCACAGGGCTAATTTGTCTGGGGCTGCTGGTGTTTTGGGAGCGGGGGCGATTGCGCCAGGGGCAGCCGTCGCTGCTGCGGCTGGGGGTGTTTAACCGCCGCATTTATACCCTGGGGCTGGCCATTGGCACGCTGCACACCATGACCACGGTGGGGGTGCAGTTCAACTTGTTTCAGTTTATTCCGGCGGTGATGGGGCTTAACCCGGTGCAGACCTCCATTGCTGTCATGCCCTCCACTATTGCTCAACTGGTTGTGCTGCTGCTGCTGGTCAAGCGGCGGCCCCAGTTTCCGCCCCGTTACCTGCTTCAGTCGGGGCTGGTGGTCAAGGCGGTGGGTATTGCCATGCTGTGGGCTACCATTGCCCCCCCGGTGACGGCCCTAGAGCTGTTGCCGGCCCTGGTGGTGATGGGGGCGGGCACGGGCCTGTTTGCCACCTACATTACCTCCCTCACCTTTGCCGATACCCACAAAGACCAAAAAGCCGAGGCGCGGGGCGTCTACCGCCCGTTTCAAAATCTGGGGGCTTCGCTGGGGCGGGGCATTTTGGGCACGATGCTGGTGAGTGTGGCTTCGCTCAAAATTGTCGATGGCATTTTGGCCGAGCTGGGGCAATCCGTTGACGCCGAGGTGCGGCACAGTGCGGTGCGATCGCTCCAGTTGGCTATTCAAACGCTACGACGCAGCGATCGCCGCGATCTATTTGCCCAACTGCCCGATGCGATTCAGCCCGCCCTCAGCGACATTTTGCAGGGTGCTGCCGTGCAGGCCATGCAGAGCACCCTGCTGGTAATTTTGGCGCTCTGTCTGCTGTGCCTGGGCCTATCGTTCTTGCTGCCCAAGACCGTCAAGACTTTAGAGGCTCCTATCGAGTAAGCCGTAGGGTGGGCATTGCCACCCCTGTCAAGGTGACATTCCTATAGGTTGGGTTGTGGCAACAGCCCAACCCACCGCCGGGGTTAGCTTCGGTGCGTTACGCATAGCGATGGCGCACTACGAATAATTATGACCACGAAGGGCCTATCAAGATCTGTTTAGAAGAATAGAGAGCGCACAGCTTTCGCTGGGCATTATGGAGGTTGAAAGGCCAGAGAACGCCGTTAGCGCGCATAGATGGCCTGGGCCTACCGCCATCGAGCCAGAGGCTCACACAGCATAAATCTACTGGCAGTTTTGGTTCGCCGATCGTTGCGGGCCACCTATTTTTGGCACCGAAACGAGCCCCATCAAATTTCGGCATCACGCCAGACTTTAACAACTATTTTTGAGTTTAACTCCCGATAGTTTTCGACTTTAACAACTTTTCTGTAACTTAACTTTCTTGGCCAGACTTTTGAGTCGCTGGCCATTTTTTTGCGATCCAATTTACTCATTAGAATTACGCAGGCAGCCTTCATTTGACGGCACTAAAGCCGAAAACTAGGTGTAATTAACATGGATTCATCTCGCTCCAAAATAAAGCCTAAGTATAATCAGCACAAGTTCATCCTAATCCAAAACAAAACATAGGTGTAATTAGCATAGGGCAACCCAATTTAACCGGCTAAATTAATAGACATGAGGGAAAGAAAAGAATGCCGAAACGAAGACAAGTGGTTCACCCATCTGCTACTCAAATCAAGACGAATAGCAGCTTCGCCAACAAGGCTACCAACTTTCTTCTCTACTTCAATAAAATCTGCCTCACTACTGACAAAAGGCAAGACATCCTCCTTAAATAGAAATAAGGAGCGCTGTCTAACTCAACTCAGAAAGTAGGCGACCAGGGCATTGCAAATGCCCTAAAAAAACACAATCAGGCAAAAGTGCCAATTCAGGAGACCCCACCATGTTTGCTAAAACTTTTCGTAACACCCTAATTGCTTCTGGCGTTCTTGTCGGCGCATCTCTAATCGCTGGCCCTGCTGCCCTGGCTGCTCCAGATGCTGATCCAGCCACTAGTGCAGGAGCAGCAAACTCTACTTCCGCTACTGTGGAACTAATTAACCGAGTTACTTTTGTCCCGGCACTAACGACGACAGTTCAGCCTGTCACGACACAAACCGATATGGCCTTTCCACTAGGAACTGTGGCGATTCGCAACAACCATGTTAACGGATGGAACTTAAATGTTGCATCTGCGAATTCGGGTAAGTTGAAAATGGGCACTACTCACGAGCTATCTTATTCAGCCATCACTCTGGCAGAGACGGCTGATATTACCGAGGCCATTATCAATCCTGCTAGCGGGGGAATTTTGGGAACCGGTGATTTTAGCGCAAGAGTTGCTGGAGGTACAGAGGCAATTAACGTTTCAGCCTCGCTCACTGTTCCGAGCAATGTTGCAGCTGGTGTGTACACCGACACCCTCACCTTTACCCTGACCTCTAAATAATTCTCCTTTGAGAAGTTTAGGTTAGCTTAACAGTCTGATTAAATCACTAAGTTATGTGGAGGTGCCCAAGGGCACCTCCACATAATGGGCGTGTATAGAGGTCAAAAAATGCGAAATCACTCCCTCTTTAACAGCTTAATCTCTACAGCTTTAGGGTTAAGTGTGTTGTGCCCAGCAGCAGCCTTGGCCTTGAGCCAGGTCACCTACACCGCCAGCGCCACCTTTATCCTCAATCCCAGTGGCAACCCAAATCAAGACTTTGGCATC is a genomic window of Nodosilinea sp. E11 containing:
- a CDS encoding mechanosensitive ion channel family protein, with the translated sequence MVFLADWRIQGRSLRRSLLLGLAVLLLVLVSPTWATGERLAPTVEPTEAANTRVEATSPLPSAAVIGNVVDGFPVVLDGEPLFYVRQGIAGVTTAEERAAIITQRVRAIATDSSLDPDTIRAEAEENQSVVLAGDTVLFTVRQEDVGSYGRSHPELAAEAVARIQQGVVNYREQRSIRRIVTSLGMTILSTLAVFLVLRGILFGSSRLLTYIRRRRNADTLAIRIQSVQILGSGATSYLLGGLVRLLRPVLILLALYLYVPFVLSQFPATADFGDSLLQDMAFRLSLLAQGFVAYLPELAMIGVIALLTYYVIEFARQVIIELGRHDVYPWFYPEWVQPTVRLAALLIVAIAMVIAGPYLPGFGSPAFQGISLFLGALLTLGSSSAVANALSGIILIYTRAFQLKDFIRIDDIVGEVEDKSLFVTRVLTPKQETVTIPNASVLNSNVINYSAICRESGGHLLLYTTITLGYDLPWRKVHEVLIEAARATADIVLIPAPFVLQKALNDFNVSYELNAYTASPSKMPEIYSRLHQNIQDHCNAADIEILSPTFSALRDGNHSTIPADYLPADYAAPAFVVQGTNGQPPLADSRLQETMPDTNGS
- the rpiA gene encoding ribose-5-phosphate isomerase RpiA, which translates into the protein MAEMDPVKLMKQEVGRQAAARVQSNTVVGLGTGSTTAFAIQFIGERLASGEISNIKGVPTSFQASVLAKQYGIPLTTLDEGDEIALAIDGADEVDPQMNLVKGGGAAHTREKIVDSLAKEFIVVVDSSKLVDKLGTTFALPVEVMPLAVTPVTKALEALGGKPDLRMGIKKDGPVITDQGNMILDVKFDAIDDPAGLEKTINNIPGVLDNGLFVGLATEVLVGEVKDGQASVRKL
- a CDS encoding serine/threonine-protein kinase; protein product: MANLPGQPLDRTANSEILQYYQSHRLFRDRYRVLKKLGQGGFGVTYLAQNASLPGEPRCVIKQLCPKAGSQLSLERAKVRFRREARALASLGSHSQIPQLLDYFTAGGEFYLVQDYIHGETLAQEVRRNGRLTEAQVKYFLREIIPVVRFVHRNRVVHRDIKPPNIIRSERDRRLVLIDFGAVREFLSDVDDYTSVQAPATQFVGTPGFAPPEQLALRPCYASDIYALGMTCLYLLTARTPIEFDQDPLTGVIRWHHTVTVSPHLTTVLDKMLLPDAQDRYTTIDELERALELEPHLEALAGCMNTRNHPPLDDPGADHSLAADGYLTPIQREAQAIRKWRTKRSFGSQQGRARSVYRP
- a CDS encoding alpha/beta fold hydrolase, yielding MPQPLTLLSSLSSTLSETGYQRFWHWRGWRIRYWFHPGPADATVPPVLLIHGFGANLNQWRHNLPALSQVAPVYAIDLLGFGDSEKAATLYGAEIWAAQIADFIQGVIGQPVALVGHSLGALVALTTTHHHPAWVQQLALLTLPLGADREDLVAGWVAALALRVESLVANPLLMRSLFRVVRRPSFLRRALAGIYTVAERVDDDLVNSFALPTSDRGAARTLCYLVRSRTDPSFSPSIKDLVTALTVPTLLLWGDQDRVVPVAQAQALATLSPLLTTEVLPGVGHCLYDETDADFNQRVLAWLNPS
- a CDS encoding MFS transporter, translating into MVNQPTLRQPTFLDTWGQPLGLCLILFMLSYTIGVVQPIMPPLVQEFNSSVGYIQSALVLMSLVTASFTPTAENLSQRLGRRAVLAIALGFFALGLVVIILSADIGLFTLGLAGCIGVAGAVLMSTPVALMDAFPDAGIQRYGLVALAIAGVLGALVGSITGGVMAFDFSWRWAFAFELGLIPIIWWLVRSIAVPAPAHTLPADWLGGLLSVAGFGFTLVGLSLASELGWWQLRGEPQGLVGLLAPFGISVAPVLIATGLICLGLLVFWERGRLRQGQPSLLRLGVFNRRIYTLGLAIGTLHTMTTVGVQFNLFQFIPAVMGLNPVQTSIAVMPSTIAQLVVLLLLVKRRPQFPPRYLLQSGLVVKAVGIAMLWATIAPPVTALELLPALVVMGAGTGLFATYITSLTFADTHKDQKAEARGVYRPFQNLGASLGRGILGTMLVSVASLKIVDGILAELGQSVDAEVRHSAVRSLQLAIQTLRRSDRRDLFAQLPDAIQPALSDILQGAAVQAMQSTLLVILALCLLCLGLSFLLPKTVKTLEAPIE
- a CDS encoding helicase HerA domain-containing protein; translation: MGMSQPLGSVIQGSLSQGLEVRLHPDISVEDMRVGKFLVVQGRRSQFFCMLTDVTLGTGSQRILAHPPEPTNLFLQEVLAGTGTYGTINLTPMLMFTQQEGEGVKGEGGKGEGVKGRGADSSYGSMAVQSNADVELLPVKTIPAHFSQVYDASDRDFRIIFGWEDDPHRRNFAIGQPIDMEVPVCLDLDRFVERSNGIFGKSGTGKSFLTRLLLAGVIQRQAAVNLIFDMHSEYGWEAVSEGKQFSTVKGLRQLFPGQVQMFTLDPEATQRRGVRDAQELYISFDQIDVEDLNLVRGELNLSEASLENAIILRNEFGKGWINRLLTMTNEEIQEFCETKLGSKSSIMALQRKLTRLADIKYMKAASGTNYIQQILAAIDDGKHVVVEFGSQSNMLAYMLATNVIARRIHASYVKKADRYLQTKNVVDRPRQLMITIEEAHRFLDPATARQTIFGTIAREMRKYFVTLLVVDQRPSGIDNEVMSQIGTRITALLNDEKDIDAIFTGVSGGQSLRSVLAKLDSKQQALVLGHAVPMPVVVRTRPYDSTFYAQVGATAWEELPDEMVFKASERARADLGF